One window of the Rhinoraja longicauda isolate Sanriku21f chromosome 2, sRhiLon1.1, whole genome shotgun sequence genome contains the following:
- the LOC144608844 gene encoding E3 ubiquitin-protein ligase NHLRC1-like, which yields MSLQAARSLLRDIQLNVLECKVCFEIYSGSAARRPCVLPCGHAVCRQCAGALSQRQQQLQCPFCRRCWPASQATTDCLPLLQLAELLLSPVAVAVPEGGGSSSNSSSNNTSSSNNNNSSSSSSSNNNRSNNPGQQCPLFQPRLKAVLGGWGTLLNPRALAVCPSSRALVVADDGRRRLRLWQRGEDSLEPTAAAGRLCGLLYPLGVALAGGGRLLVVADGGDSSLKVFALGLGGTPRTPKTILSDPLALPWGVAAGPGCDQVALTDAQRGTLSLLRLHLPGGGLLSTETVSEGLQCPREVAVCPLHCCIHVVEHLQPLAPSASPRVRLKTFNSRRQLIRQLDSTVFSPARLPAGVSAMAADGRGNVLVADGMGGTVGLVEGIAEGLVRYRVLIAEGLVRPAGLACTADGELVVLDGGDHTCKIYTSPEVP from the coding sequence aTGTCCCTGCAAGCCGCCCGCAGCCTCCTGCGGGACATCCAGCTCAACGTGCTAGAGTGCAAAGTGTGTTTCGAGATCTACAGCGGCAGCGCGGCGCGCCGGCCTTGCGTGTTGCCCTGCGGCCACGCCGTGTGCCGCCAGTGCGCCGGGGCTCTGTCTCAGCGGCAGCAACAGCTGCAGTGCCCGTTCTGCAGGCGTTGCTGGCCGGCTTCTCAAGCCACCACCGACTGCCTGCCTCTGCTGCAGCTGGCGGAGCTGCTGCTGAGCCCAGTGGCAGTGGCAGTGCCCGagggcggcggcagcagcagcaacagcagcagcaacaacaccagcagcagcaacaacaacaacagcagcagcagcagcagcagcaacaacaacagaAGCAACAACCCCGGCCAGCAGTGTCCCCTCTTCCAGCCCCGGCTCAAGGCCGTGCTCGGCGGCTGGGGGACGCTGCTGAACCCCCGGGCGCTGGCTGTCTGCCCGAGCTCCCGGGCGCTGGTCGTGGCTGATGACGGCCGCCGCCGGCTGCGGCTGTGGCAGCGGGGAGAGGATTCACTGGAGCCCACAGCCGCTGCTGGACGACTCTGCGGCTTGTTGTACCCGCTGGGAGTGGCGCTGGCCGGCGGTGGGCGGCTGCTGGTGGTGGCGGACGGCGGGGACTCGTCCCTCAAAGTGTTCGCCCTGGGCCTGGGGGGGACCCCACGAACCCCGAAGACCATCCTGAGCGACCCCCTGGCCCTGCCCTGGGGAGTGGCGGCCGGTCCGGGCTGCGACCAGGTGGCTCTGACCGACGCCCAGCGAGGCACCTTGTCGCTGCTCAGGCTTCACCTGCCCGGCGGCGGCTTGCTGAGCACCGAGACGGTGAGCGAGGGGTTGCAATGCCCGCGGGAGGTAGCCGTCTGCCCGCTACACTGTTGCATCCACGTGGTGGAGCATTTGCAACCTCTCGCACCCTCCGCATCGCCCCGCGTCCGCCTCAAGACCTTCAACAGCCGCCGCCAGCTCATCCGCCAACTCGACAGCACCGTCTTCAGCCCGGCACGACTGCCCGCCGGAGTCTCCGCCATGGCCGCcgacggcagaggcaacgtgctGGTGGCCGACGGCATGGGGGGCACGGTGGGTCTTGTGGAGGGCATCGCCGAGGGCCTGGTCCGCTACCGAGTGCTCATCGCCGAGGGCCTGGTCCGGCCGGCGGGTCTGGCGTGCACAGctgacggcgagctggtggtgctAGACGGCGGAGACCACACCTGCAAAATCTACACCTCTCCCGAGGtgccctag